The following are encoded together in the Babesia microti strain RI chromosome II, complete genome genome:
- a CDS encoding hypothetical protein (overlaps_old_locusTagID:BBM_II02320), with protein sequence MRLAFGAKGGVRVTAKMLGYYAEQAAMASFDNFKIWDNFKICMLDTAQLMDSKDSLRVLKAISKVSERFTPDHFRDLLTVTYNKIESHILTMCTSDLALIADIAAKVGILDQSLSQALTIAFLSRLAQSTPGEIVTVVKSLKSLRIESEFYDEIINHLSKSHSIFPTSDLISILFCCIDCDIASLLSNVSAKISSSASKLSNEQIIKTLYLYSTNQLQTPVALSLKFEDVPEMLIPHLLFASAVYKFDIRHLKNQIIESLNNVDFVGKMVVLISLSLNVINTSGASAYVTFFRNNYTNFYQIFTDIYKNCCESCNDAKILVHLLECIGIFANIYPSGNLCELFNKILKILDKSTLSNDDNEIVEWIKTIVPYVWLCNYDTIVDDFGNTCQNAGILQGLSLKKLNVLHSIASNCVIFHKEYPFNACEVNRFNSPLIFPDLKLTLQKIAETQSLIFGKRELLLVGNVCFVPLSPIHYINGIGGFNPEFELPNTIIRQNVRNSLLELGKKYKVALIPYWKWSRITNDDERIGFINKVINSDVVLI encoded by the exons ATGAGATTGGCTTTTGGAGCTAAGGGAGGCGTTAGGGTTACAGCCAAAATGCTGGGCTACTACGCGGAACAAGCAGCAATGGCTAGCTTTgacaatttcaaaatttgggATAActtcaaaatttgcatgTTAGACACAGCACAACTCATGGATTCGAAGGATTCCTTGCGAGTTCTTAAGGCTATATCTAAAGTATCGGAGAGATTTACCCCTGATCATTTCAGAGACCTACTTACAGTAACatacaacaaaattgaatcGCATATTCTTACTATGTGTACTAGTGACTTGGCTTTGATAGCCGATATTGCAGCGAAGGTGGGAATTCTAGACCAATCTCTATCACAAGCTCTTACTATTGCATTCCTATCTAGGTTGGCCCAATCTACACCTGGAGAAATTGTTACGGTTGTTAAAAGTTTAAAATCTTTGCGTATTGAGTCAGAGTTTTACGATGAGATAATAAATCACCTGTCAAAATCTCACAGTATTTTTCCTACAAGCGATCTTATATCAATACTATTTTGCTGTATTGATTGTGATATTGCCAGTTTGTTAAGTAATGTTAGTGCCAAAATCTCATCATCTGCATCAAAACTTTCTAAcgaacaaattattaaaacaTTATATCTCTACTCAACAAATCAACTGCAAACGCCTGTGGCGCTCAGTTTAAAATTTGAAGATGTCCCGGAAATGTTGATCCCACATCTATTATTCGCATCAGCagtatacaaatttgatataagACACCTAAAA AATCAAATAATAGAATCGTTAAATAACGTTGATTTTGTAGGCAAAATGGTGGTACTTATCAGCCTATCATTAAACGTCATTAACACTAGCGGAGCCAGTGCATATGTTACATTCTTTAGAAACAACTATACCAACttctatcaaatatttactgatatttacaaaaactGTTGTGAAAGTTGCAATGACGCAAAAATTTTGGTGCATTTACTGGAATGTATTGGCATATTTGCCAATATTTACCCTAGTGGTAATTTGTGTGAGTTGTTTAATAAGATTCTTAAGATACTGGATAAATCAACATTAtcaaatgatgataatgagATTGTCGAGTGGATCAAAACTATCGTACCTTATGTATGGTTATGTAATTATGatacaattgttgatgattttgGCAATACATGCCAAAATGCAGGAATTTTGCAAGGTTTATCTCTTAAAAAACTAAACGTTTTGCATAGTATCGCGTCAAATTGTGTGATATTTCACAAAGAGTATCCATTTAACGCATGTGAAGTCAATAGATTCAATTCCCCATTAATTTTTCCAGATCTAAAATTAACACTCCAGAAAATTGCTGAAACACAAAGTTTAATCTTTGGAAAAAGAGAATTGTTGCTAGTTGGTAATGTGTGTTTTGTACCATTATCTCCAatacattatataaatgGAATTGGCGGCTTCAATCCTGAATTTGAGCTgccaaatacaattattaggCAAAACGTACGGAATTCACTACTAGAGTTgggtaaaaaatataaagtGGCGCTTATACCTTATTGGAAATGGAGCAGAATTACCAATGATGATGAAAGGATTGGCTTTATAAATAAAGTTATCAATAGTGATGttgtattaatataa
- a CDS encoding hypothetical protein (overlaps_old_locusTagID:BBM_II02335), translated as MRSFLVLSILVFGHFSHILCVVYAYDSSYKVDDNLEDIASEHAGNPFGYQIALWISIFVIATFIITIFAFISSTKTRDPTLYMQNRTTNIERKEL; from the exons ATGCGTTCATTCTTAGTTCTATCTATTTTAGTTTTTGGCCACTTTTCACACATCTTGTGCGTAGTATATGCTTATGATTCCTCCTATAAGGTAGATGATAATCTTGAGGATATAGCTAGTGAGCATGCGGGCAACCCTTTTGGGTACCAAATTGCGCTCTGGATCTCCATCTTCGTCATCGCTACCTTTATCATTACTATTTTTGCCTTCATTAGCTCAACCAAG acaCGCGACCCAACTTTGTACATGCAAAATAGGACCACAAACATTGA GCGCAAAGAACTCTAA
- a CDS encoding hypothetical protein (overlaps_old_locusTagID:BBM_II02345) produces MVNGVYRVVQELLGRSLLGIAAVKSLSPKSPVILTLLQLINLRYIMKSVIDLVDYLIGFSFFSCCSDPPDKRIKTVQTPETSTTSCIEPDSADELFPLSQTSSVENLDELHDSCSQGDQYLTDLTDKENTDVLIDGIGSSACYEAITDVKIAAKHVAKVSNIQARRARRMGSHLRKVNYTGAVGAPPPYELQEIIAPLNTKLPSNTAIAGGIYLTYSLTGNGSLTRIYSTSEPKLDEDTVIIAYSMPKKMISSFKYEKGSELLIGNLGKVLTSHFVNDRKPFYTAWIDYIKVANSYNSTLYLLPEFSVSPPPKVQIVCIKKGDKTISGLPVDAPIVLDEYDVIAALPPGIGAIKIGTTTRSQLLCLTTRFGAIVEL; encoded by the coding sequence ATGGTAAATGGCGTGTATAGGGTGGTGCAAGAGCTGCTAGGTCGGTCCCTTTTGGGCATCGCTGCAGTCAAGTCGCTATCACCAAAATCACCTGTGATCCTGACACTTTTgcaattaatcaatttgagATATATTATGAAGTCTGTGATTGATTTAGTAGACTACCTAATTGGTTTCTCTTTTTTTTCATGCTGCTCTGATCCCCCAGATAAACGCATTAAAACCGTGCAAACACCGGAAACATCAACCACCAGTTGCATTGAGCCTGATTCGGCTGATGAATTGTTCCCCTTATCCCAAACATCAAGTGTTGAGAATTTGGATGAACTCCATGATTCATGCAGCCAAGGTGATCAATATCTGACTGATCTAACTGATAAGGAAAATACTGACGTGTTAATAGATGGCATTGGTTCATCGGCGTGTTATGAAGCAATCACAGACGTGAAAATTGCTGCTAAACATGTGGCGAAGGTTTCGAATATCCAAGCTAGACGGGCCAGACGTATGGGATCACACCTACGAAAAGTTAACTATACTGGCGCTGTTGGAGCTCCTCCTCCATACGAATTACAAGAAATAATTGCGCCTCTCAATACTAAATTGCCTTCAAACACCGCAATTGCTGGTGGTATTTATCTCACATATTCTCTCACCGGCAACGGTTCCCTTACACGTATATATTCAACGTCAGAACCTAAACTGGATGAAGATACTGTTATTATCGCATATTCTATGCCAAAAAAAATGATCTCTTCATTTAAATACGAAAAGGGGTCAGAGCTTCTAATTGGCAACTTGGGAAAAGTTTTGACGAGCCACTTTGTGAATGACCGCAAGCCTTTCTACACAGCTTGGATTGACTATATCAAGGTGGCTAATTCGTACAATTCAACtttatatttgttaccTGAATTTAGTGTTTCCCCCCCGCCAAAGGTGCAGATTGTTTGCATAAAAAAGGGGGATAAGACGATTTCAGGGCTTCCCGTTGACGCCCCTATTGTGCTGGATGAATATGATGTTATTGCGGCATTGCCTCCAGGCATAGGGGCTATTAAAATAGGCACTACTACCAGGTCCCAGCTTTTGTGTTTGACCACCAGATTTGGGGCGATTGTTGAACTCTGA
- a CDS encoding NOT2 / NOT3 / NOT5 family (overlaps_old_locusTagID:BBM_II02340), with the protein MERFKFLEKVFKKKTNIENLRGKATIDDEKAFYMNWLLEASLKVNSELNILSTKPERMEVLEKLKGRTIKGHDKYIPYEVEIENLKWHIQKMELLLTKLETENVDIELLKALKTEFEHYIENYKDNNAIFNPKIYDHFNLDLVQTNLPQVTAASNLSLPTKDTANVNAMEEKTEDLPLSMETSAWREKAQEVDEQPEAPDASSVVVGKVIDKPSLCKLLTEAFRTRPTRADVADISPIYGMPWKGRLPFFPSEPLDITPSYFERLSIETLFFAFYYQPGTYAQYLAALELKRQHWRFHTQYLTWFQRNEEPIKVTESYEKGSFVYFDVEEWRKRIKPEFTFFYCYLENEL; encoded by the exons atggAACGATTTAAGTTTTTAGAGAAGGTGTTCAAAAAGAAAACCAATATTGAGAATCTCCGTGGGAAG gctaCGATAGATGATGAGAAGGCATTTTACATGAACTGGTTGTTGGAGGCGTCTTTAAAGGTCAATAGtgaattgaatattttatctaCAAAACCGGAAAGGATGGAGGTATTGGAAAAGCTGAAAGGCAGAACCATTAAAG gccatgataaatatattcCATATGAAGtggaaattgaaaatcTCAAGTGGCATATCCAAAAAATGGAGTTGCTTTTGACAAAATTAGAGACAGAGAATGTTGACATTGAACTGTTGAAGGCACTTAAGACTGAATTTGAACACTATATTGAGAATTACAAAGATAATAATGCCATATTTAACCCAAAAATCTACGACCATTTCAACCTAGACTTGGTACAAACCAATTTACCACAAGTTACAGCCGCATCAAATCTGTCATTGCCCACAAAAGATACTGCAAATGTCAATGCTATGGAGGAAAAGACTGAGGATTTACCCCTTAGCATGGAAACTTCGGCTTGGAGGGAGAAGGCCCAAGAAGTTGATGAACAGCCGGAAGCTCCCGACGCCTCTTCGGTCGTGGTAGGGAAGGTG ATCGATAAGCCTagtttgtgtaaattaCTAACGGAGGCCTTTAGAACCAGGCCTACACGTGCGGATGTTGCTGACATCTCACCTATATACGGAATGCCCTGGAAGGGGAGACTGCCATTTTTCCCCTCTGAGCCCCTTGACATAACTCCTAGTTACTTTGAAAGACTTAGTATTGAAACCCTTTTTTTTGCATTCTACTATCAACCA GGCACTTACGCACAATATTTGGCAGCTCTAGAATTGAAACGTCAACACTGGAGATTCCACACGCAATATTTGACATGGTTTCAGCGCAATGAGGAGCCAATAAAGGTCACAGAAAGTTACGAAAAGGGTTCATTTGTTTACTTTGATGTTGAAG AATGGAGGAAGAGGATTAAACCGGAATTTACATTCTTTTACTGTTATCTAGAGAATGAATTGTAG
- a CDS encoding hypothetical protein (overlaps_old_locusTagID:BBM_II02355): MISINPTIRILRALPLLINSVAIRNCSPSPTNFLKKSMLSTLPSMAMNPIKYEQFGMGTDAKDFPTWCHQYFKYQSYSELRMLPMESYTNNKFGHLINDSLMGKNGFRIRCFISDIPQSVGDSEISENKGINVTGKIPPEGINNYREFVTLRTCATQLIFLVDVGTHCCGHNGVWHGGITSAILDNTFGLLGSLYLPLAATKSLNIKFISPILVDTPVIVSAEYDPDSSSVNDRPGTITADANVYLPSGKLAATGRCEIVDVSKKWNTTRQ; this comes from the coding sequence TATAAATAGTGTAGCTATTCGCAATTGTTCGCCGTCTCCAACAAATTTTCTTAAAAAATCTATGCTATCCACATTACCCTCAATGGCGATGAATCCTATAAAATACGAGCAATTTGGAATGGGTACTGATGCTAAAGATTTTCCTACTTGGTGTCACCAGTACTTTAAGTATCAATCCTACTCTGAACTAAGGATGTTACCTATGGAAAGTTATACAAACAACAAATTTGGCCATCTCATCAACGATAGTCTTATGGGTAAAAATGGCTTTAGAATTCGTTGCTTTATAAGCGACATCCCTCAATCAGTTGGGGATAGCGAAATTAGTGAGAATAAAGGTATAAATGTAACGGGAAAAATCCCGCCTGAGGGCATTAACAATTATCGCGAATTTGTTACGCTAAGAACTTGCGCCACGCAACTAATCTTTCTGGTCGATGTTGGCACGCATTGTTGTGGCCATAACGGTGTTTGGCATGGGGGGATAACTAGTGCCATTTTAGACAATACTTTTGGACTTCTAGGCTCTCTCTACCTTCCACTAGCAGCAACCAAGTCACttaatatcaaatttatctcCCCTATACTTGTAGACACTCCAGTAATTGTATCCGCAGAATACGACCCAGACTCCTCGTCTGTAAATGATAGACCAGGTACGATTACCGCCGATGCTAATGTTTATTTGCCCTCAGGGAAATTAGCAGCTACGGGTCGATGTGAAATAGTGGATGTTAGTAAGAAATGGAACACGACAAGGCAATAA
- a CDS encoding hypothetical protein (overlaps_old_locusTagID:BBM_II02325), whose protein sequence is MRPRVYLLLSLAIHLSYAHLTALKKDDFDKGDDVDAESDSSLDKNDNFSQIDSNDGAKTTNSTDKEESSDNLGKIRVSIGDEIAIDTGGTSYTGTKTPLIIISPISIIDYARLYKKMESSKNESNVVMQEKLAMSDANSRLASLYKQLKDAESRLAFYKADKGQLELLNQSQS, encoded by the exons ATGCGCCCCCGTGTATATTTGCTGCTATCACTAGCAATCCATCTTTCATATGCGCACCTAACAGCGCTAAAAAAAGATGATTTTGACAAAGGTGATGATGTAGATGCTGAAAGTGATTCTAGtttagataaaaatgacaacTTTTCACAAATTGATAGCAATGATGGCGCTAAAACTACCAATTCTACCGATAAAGAAGAGAGTAGTGATAATTTGGGAAAGATCCGTGTGTCAATAG gcGATGAAATTGCCATTGACACCGGCGGTACAAGCTACACTGGCACAAAAACTCCACTAATCATAATTTCCCCAATC TCCATAATTGATTATGCTCGCTTGTACAAGAAAATGGAAAGTAGCAAAAATG AATCAAACGTTGTTATGCAGGAAAAATTGGCAATGAGTGATGCG AACTCAAGACTAGCCTCGCTTTACAAA caattgaAAGATGCAGAATCGAGACTAGCGTTCTATAAAGCAGACAAAGGCCAGCTTGAACTGCTCAATCAATCTCAATCATaa
- a CDS encoding DNA/RNA-binding protein Alba 3 (ALBA3) (overlaps_old_locusTagID:BBM_II02330) yields the protein MSRMKMNKTPLAGAKKKKDGQNAENSQEDCATTVVQVSFLRNPYFYAKFGQKLLVGSKNEPGKNQIIISGLGTAAKNAIASATIMDKENCASISKIETSCHWDEKLHRSIPKISIVLKRNPDYVAETA from the exons ATGTCTAGaatgaaaatgaataaAACACCTCTAGCGGGAGCAAAAAAGAAGAAAGATGGCCAAAATGCGGAAAATTCCCAAGAAGACTGTGCGACAACGGTGGTACAAGTATCGTTTTTAAGAAACCCGTACTTCTATGCCAAATTCGGCCAAAAACTGCTAGTAGGATCGAAAAATGAACCTGGAAagaatcaaataattatatccGGCCTAGGTACGGCGGCTAAAAATGCCATTGCGTCCGCGACAATCATGGACAAGGAGAATTGTG CCagtatatcaaaaattgaaactTCGTGCCACTGGGATGAGAAACTACACAGATCAATTCCCAAAATTAGCATAGTTCTTAAGAGAAATCCCGATTACGTAGCTGAAACTGCCTAG
- a CDS encoding conserved Plasmodium protein, unknown function (overlaps_old_locusTagID:BBM_II02350) has protein sequence MCLAHILFLAILFDPLVAFNSKRIEEINCRLFNVAPPGSKYLRNIDFIERDPATNYPWNFCDKNWTDITREISPGYNFLTDEWAYMQHECDPNNPSGVFMGGPQNYTGMGLQLTGLDRHRVVPRPYVQDHGHRWREKVEPGTISFDISPDCNQEVKINEDEMDLERRTWGSWSQPGTTIKMNFDNAFRGYNTHENDYELLYPISSKYEDMQTWPLYYDKPSTTVPVPEIEWILAALGRFIGYISDPNWSTDRLLSKQKRLLREWDEEEELWKKTRKTIHLKRIEHIKNMLFSPNSAIMGINTGNRKGSENKIEKLCQEVAMENSRRILKQQLTVKECDPDYLRKIYNRIDVSFEAGSADCPEAECKTECINVVAYTPYEMPNSWFENMTVEEMAEAYHQYMIEIRGHGRHYLMDEIPGEDRDMQYSLRNDIYKFPRLAAEYRPIWANKKFGEEFGDAIHDQHLVPIQTMSTFGSKIDNSGKNADLNTLNYAKDFDSYRKINYNSENNS, from the exons ATGTGTCTCGCACACATTTTATTTCTCGCGATTTTATTCGATCCTCTTGTTGCATTTAATTCAAAACGAATTGAAGAAATCAATTGTAGATTGTT TAACGTAGCTCCGCCCGGATCGAAGTATTTGAGGAATATCGACTTCATTGAGAGGGACCCCGCGACTAATTATCCT TGGAATTTTTGTGACAAGAATTGGACGGATATCACAAGGGAAATATCACCTGGTTATAACTTTCTCACTGATGAATGGGCTTATATGCAGCATGAATGCGACCCGAATAATCCATCGGGGGTATTTATGGGCGGGCCGCAAAATTACACTGGCATGGGTCTCCAGCTTACAGGATTGGATAGGCATAGGGTAGTACCTCGGCCATATGTTCAGGATCACGGACACAGATGGCGCGAAAAGGT TGAACCAGGAACTATTTCTTTTGACATATCACCAGATTGCAACCAAGAGGTGAAGATAA ATGAGGACGAAATGGATCTTGAACGTCGTACTTGGGGCTCTTGGAGCCAACCTGGAACCACAatcaaaatgaattttgaCAATG CATTTAGGGGATATAATACACATGAAAATGACTATGAACTGTTATACCCAATATCCAGCAAATACGAGGATATGCAAACCTGGCCCTTGTACTATGATAAGCCCTCAACCACAGTCCCCGTGCCTGAAATTGAATGGATACTAGCGGCATTAGGCCGCTTCATTGGATATATATCTGACCCTAATTGGAGCACAGATAGAT TATTGTCCAAGCAGAAAAGGTTGTTGCGTGAATGGGACGAGGAGGAGGAGTTGTGGAAGAAGACCAGAAAAACTATCCACCTGAAACGCATTGAACATATCAAA AATATGTTATTTTCTCCAAATAGTGCTATAATGGGTATTAATACTGGCAATCGTAAAGGCTCTGAGAATAAGATTGAAAAGCTCTGTCAAGAAGTGGCCATGGAGAATTCTAGGCGCATATTGAAGCAGCAATT AACAGTAAAAGAATGTGACCCTGATTATCTGcgtaaaatatataatcgtATAGACGTTTCATTTGAGGCTGGAAGTGCAGATTGCCCCGAGGCTGAGTGCAAAACTGAGTGTATAAACGTCGTGGCATATACGCCCTATGAAATGCCAAATTC GTGGTTTGAGAATATGACTGTTGAGGAAATGGCTGAGGCTTACCACCAGTATATGATTGAAATACGCGGCCATGGGAGGCACTACCTTATGGATGAGATTCCAGGCGAGGATAGAGATATGCAATATTCGCTCAGAAATGACAT tTATAAATTCCCTAGGTTGGCAGCGGAGTACCGTCCCATTTGGGCGAACAAGAAGTTCGGTGAGGAATTTGGAGATGCAATACACGACCAACATTTGGTACCCATACAAACAATGTCGACTTTTGGCtctaaaattgacaattcCGGCAAAAATGCGGATCTAAACACCCTAAACTATGCCAAAGATTTTGATTCATACCGTAAAATAAACTATAATAGTGAAAATAACAGTTGA